A stretch of DNA from Nitrospira sp.:
GATGCGCATGGGGGGAAATACAGTCGCAGGAGCGAGACGTCCCGCGCTCCAACGAGAGACGATTCACGCGCGACACTTCACAGATGAGAGTCAGTGCACGCGGCGGCCGGCACGGATACGGCCCAGCATACGATAGATCAATCGGGCGATGCTGAATTGGGGGGCGACGAACCCCTCGATGGGAGCGATCTCGCTAATATCCATTCCGACAATCCCCGGTCCTTTCGCCAAGGCAGTCACCAGCGCCAGGGTATCATACCAACCCAATCCGCCTGGTTCCGGGGTGCCCAGCGCCGGAACGAGCGAGGCGTCGAGGCCGTCGCAGTCGAAGGTGAGATAGACAGGCCCGGTGCAAGCCGCCAGCACGTCGGGAATCCAACGCGCCGCCCGACCTTCATACGGCCCAGACGGGTCTACAATCGATGCCGCAAAAAAGGTCTTGATCGTAGGCGTCTTGTCAATGAGGTCGATTTCTTCCGGGCTCACCGATCGAATCCCAACCTGCACGAGCGGCAGACCATCCTGCACCACGCGCGCCATGACGCTGGCGTGACTGTAGGGATTGTCCTGGTAGGCCTGCCGCAAGTCGCCATGGGCATCGATTTGCACGACACACATGCCCGGATATGTCCGAGCATGGGCGCGAATGGCACCCAACGCGCCGGTATGTTCCCCCGTCAGCGTGACCAGAAACTTGCCATGGCCGACGTGGGGCTGCACGAAGTCTTGAATGGCCTGCACGGCTTGCCCGTCGACCAGCCCGCCGAGATTCAATGTTGTCGCCGTCGCGACTCCACCCCATTGGCGATAGGGTTCCTCGCGCAAGGTTTCATCGTAGAGCTCGACCTGCTGGGATGCTTCAATGATGGCGGAGGGACCACGATCAGACCCGAGGATGTAGCTGGACGTGTGCTCGTACGGAGCGGGAAGTACGTAGACGCCCGCCTGATCCGGATGGCACCAGGGCTCGTCGATTCCGAGAAAATTATCGGCTTGACCAAGCCAGCCGGATGGGAGCGCCATAAACGACGCTAGGCCTTGTTCCGAAGGCTCTTGGGAATGTTCTCCGTGGGGATAAACACTGCCAAGGCGATGACGCAGGTCCACCGGTTCGGCCGACCGACGGCAGATTGCGTAATATTGAGGGTTCGGACGATTTTTCCGCCCATCTTGAACACTTGCTCACGCTCTTTCCACGCCACATCAGGATCGAACTCGATTCCCTGGGTGGTCGCGAGCATCTGCGCGGCCAAGTCTTCCGTGTATTCACCGGATTCCTCATCCGTTTCCCCATACGCGTGGTGTTCGGAGAGATAGCCATAGGTATCACGGTCGGTCGGAATCGCCAGGCCGATGGACGCGGAAATCAATCGGTTGCGTTCATTCGTCTCCGAGCGAGCCATGACGCAGAACGTGATTTCACCGGGATTAAGCAATTTCTCCCCGCGTTTCCGTGGAAGGATTTTGCAATTGGGCGGGAGAATCGACGAGACGCTGACGAGGTTGCAATAGGCCACGCCGGCGCTTCGCAAGGCCTGCTCGAACGCAGCCAGCTTTTCCTTGTGCACTCCGACGCCCCTCGTCAAAAACATGTGTGTGGGTACCATGTCGCTCTCCCTCTCCATCCTGCGTCGAAATCACTCCGCGTTGAGTGTTCGAATCTGATCTGAAGCCTGACGCCCGCTTGAAATCACGGGGCGATACGCGCGATCGTTGTATCAAGTTTGTCGCGCATCCGCAATACGGCGACAGGGTTTTTTTGTCGTGCGGCCCGCGCCGTTACGGACGGCGGAGATTCATGACCAGCAGCTTGGGTTCGGTCATGTCCTCGATCGCATAGCGGAGGCCTTCGCGGCCGATCCCGGAATCCTTGACGCCGCCGTACGGCATGTGGTCCGCGCGGAACGTGGGAATCTCATTCGCCAGCACGCCGCCCACCTCCAACTGCTCAAAGGCTTGGAAAATGCGCCCGATGTTGTTCGTAAAAATTCCGGCCTGTAGGCCGTATTCCGACTCATTGACGGCCTGCACCGCCGCCTCAAACTCACGGTACGGGGTAATCGTCACAAGTGGGCCAAACACTTCCTCGCAAGATACCTTCATCGCCGGGGTCACGTGAGACAAGACCGTGGGACGCACAACCGGGCCAGTCCGCGAACCTCCGGCCAACAAACGAGCGCCCTGTGCGACGGCCTCCCCAATCCAACCCTCAATTCGCTGGGCGGCTCCCGTGTCGATCAGCGGCCCTACCACGGTGGCCTCATCGCCTGGATCCCCGGTGGCCAACGCCTGGACACGGGCGACCAGACGCTCCGTGAACGCGGCGACCACCGACTCATGCACAAAAATGCGTTGGACGGAAATGCAGGTTTGCCCGGCATAGGTAAATCCGCCGGTCACACAACGCTGCACCGCATACTCCAAGTCTGCGTCAGGCTCGATGATGACCGCGGCGTTCCCGCCCAGCTCCAGCACCACCTTCTTTTTTCCACACTTCGCTTTCAACATCCATCCGACCGGCGCGCTTCCAGTGAAGCTCAACAACTTGAACCGAGGATCGGCGACCAGCCCTTCCGCCACCTTGTTGTCGCAGGGCAACACATTGAGTCCCCCTGCCGGCGCGCCGGCCTGCAACAGCAGATCGCCCAGCAACAGGGACGTCAGCGGAGTCTGAGGTGCCGGCTTGATCAGAATGGAGTTGCCCGCAGCCAAAGCAGGGGCCACTTTGTGCACGACGAGATTGAGCGGAAAATTGAAGGGGGTAATACCAAGGATGGGCCCGATGGAAAACCGTCTGGTCACTCCCCAGTAGGTCTCCATGCCGGGCGACCAATCCAGCGGCACCACCTCGCCGCCAATACGTTTGGCTTCTTCCGCGGCGATGGAGAAGGTCTGAATCGCGCGCCCGACCTCCCGGCGCGCGTCGGTGACGGGTTTGCCGGACTCCGCCGTCATCGTGCGGGCGAATTCCTCGTGGCGCGCCTGAAGAGCCTGCGCTGCGTTCTGCAGGAGGGTCGATCGCGCGTACCCCGACAAACGGCGCATGGCCGCCGCGCCCTCGACAGATGACTGCACGGCCAACTCCGCTTCAGCCGGACCAGCCTGACAGACATGGGCAATTGTCTCGCCCGTATAGGGATTGTGTACAGGAACAGCGGTGGCGGACTGTGACCACCGACCGCCGATTAGAAATGGACGTCCATTTTCCAACGGACCAACTCCAGGAGAGGGACAGTCGCTAGGGCACAGATTCCACCGGCGGTGTTGCGGCAGCCGCGGCACCGGCCGCCTCTTCCGCCTGTTGGGCCGTGACCGCCTTGGCGATCAACTCTTCCGTTCCCCAGTCCTGCACCGCCGCTAAGGTAAACGCCTCGTAGGTGGACACCCCGTGACAGGACGGACAGGCCGGCATGGGCACCTTCCGGCAAAACACCTCACTCAAACAGGACATGCACACCCACAAATCCGGTTCCCCGTCTTTGGCAGGCACAGACCAAAAGGCTTGTTTCGACCCCATAGTGCAGTTCCCTCTTTCCTGGCTAAACGATCATGCTCGCCATGCTACGGTCCCTCCGACTCGGGACTCGCGCATAGCAGGCCCTACTTCGACTTCTCTCCTTGCGAGGCGAGGAGCTTTTCGATTTCCTCCTCGAAGGCTTCGAACGGAAAGGCGCCC
This window harbors:
- the speB gene encoding agmatinase; its protein translation is MALPSGWLGQADNFLGIDEPWCHPDQAGVYVLPAPYEHTSSYILGSDRGPSAIIEASQQVELYDETLREEPYRQWGGVATATTLNLGGLVDGQAVQAIQDFVQPHVGHGKFLVTLTGEHTGALGAIRAHARTYPGMCVVQIDAHGDLRQAYQDNPYSHASVMARVVQDGLPLVQVGIRSVSPEEIDLIDKTPTIKTFFAASIVDPSGPYEGRAARWIPDVLAACTGPVYLTFDCDGLDASLVPALGTPEPGGLGWYDTLALVTALAKGPGIVGMDISEIAPIEGFVAPQFSIARLIYRMLGRIRAGRRVH
- a CDS encoding arginine decarboxylase, pyruvoyl-dependent, producing MVPTHMFLTRGVGVHKEKLAAFEQALRSAGVAYCNLVSVSSILPPNCKILPRKRGEKLLNPGEITFCVMARSETNERNRLISASIGLAIPTDRDTYGYLSEHHAYGETDEESGEYTEDLAAQMLATTQGIEFDPDVAWKEREQVFKMGGKIVRTLNITQSAVGRPNRWTCVIALAVFIPTENIPKSLRNKA
- a CDS encoding aldehyde dehydrogenase family protein — protein: MENGRPFLIGGRWSQSATAVPVHNPYTGETIAHVCQAGPAEAELAVQSSVEGAAAMRRLSGYARSTLLQNAAQALQARHEEFARTMTAESGKPVTDARREVGRAIQTFSIAAEEAKRIGGEVVPLDWSPGMETYWGVTRRFSIGPILGITPFNFPLNLVVHKVAPALAAGNSILIKPAPQTPLTSLLLGDLLLQAGAPAGGLNVLPCDNKVAEGLVADPRFKLLSFTGSAPVGWMLKAKCGKKKVVLELGGNAAVIIEPDADLEYAVQRCVTGGFTYAGQTCISVQRIFVHESVVAAFTERLVARVQALATGDPGDEATVVGPLIDTGAAQRIEGWIGEAVAQGARLLAGGSRTGPVVRPTVLSHVTPAMKVSCEEVFGPLVTITPYREFEAAVQAVNESEYGLQAGIFTNNIGRIFQAFEQLEVGGVLANEIPTFRADHMPYGGVKDSGIGREGLRYAIEDMTEPKLLVMNLRRP